CGCTGCCAGGGCACGTCGTGATGGCGCAGGACAGCGCGCCGGCCGCGCAGGGCGTCGGCCACCGCGCGCCCGGCGCGCGGGTTGAGCGGCAGCGAGCAGATGTTCTCGGCGATCACGACCTCGGCGCCGCCGAAGGCGTCGGTGAGCTCCGCGCGCGCCGGAGCGGCGACGTCGTCGGGCGCGTAGTAGGCGAGCCCGGGCAGGATCACGTCGGCCGCGCCGGCGCCGGCGACGGTGTGCACGTCGTAGCCCAGGCGACGCAGCGCGCCGATCCATTTGGCGGCTTCGACCGACACGCCGTCGGCGTGACCGAGGCGATACGAGACGACGGCGGCGGCGGGCATGGTGCGCAGACGGTACTTTCGGCCGCCGATGGCACCCGAACTGCTCTACGACGTCGCCGACGGGGTTGCGACGCTGGCGATCAACCGGCCCGAGCGGCGCAACGCGCTGTCGTGGGACGTCGTGGGACAGATGCGCGCCCGACTCGCCGACGCGAAGGCCGACGACGCGGTGCGCGTCGTCGTCATCACCGGTGCGGGCGACAAGGCGTTCTGTGCCGGGGCGGATCTCGGCAACATGGCCGACGGCGCCGGCTATCTCGAACTCCACGAAGGGCGCGGTGGCATGGCCGCGTTGTTCCAGGACTTGTGGGCTCTGGGCAAGCCGACGATCGCCCGCGTGCACGGGTACGCGCTGGCCGGGGGCTTCGGGCTGGCGCTGGCGTGCGACCTCGTGATCGCCGCTGACAACTCGGTGTTCGGTACGCCCGAGATCGACGTCGGCCTCTGGCCGTACATGATCACCGTGCCCTTGACGCGGTCGATGCCGCCGAAGAAGGCGCTGGAACTCATGCTCACCGGCCGCCGCGTCGACGCCGCCGAGGCGGAGCGGATCGGCTTCGTCACGCGCGTGGTGCCCGTCACCGAACTCGACGCCGCCGTGCGCGAGCTGGCGACCACGCTGGCGGGTAAGTCACCGGCGATCGTGAAGCTCGGCCGCGACTCGTTCTACGACGTGTGGGACCGGGCGGCGGCCGACGCGCTGGCGCTGCTGCACCCGCTGCTGACACTCACCACGCTGACCGAGGACGCGCAGGAGGGCATCGCCGCGTTCGCCGACAAGCGGCCGCCCGAATGGAAGGGCCGCTAGCGCCGCCGGCTCTTGAAGGGCGCTGACGCGCCCATCTGACAGACTGCCCGGCATGGCGCGGCGCGCACTGATCACCGGCATCACGGGACAAGACGGCTCGTATCTCGCCGAGTTGTTGCTCGAAAAGGGATACGAGGTCGTCGGCATCGTGCGACGCACGAGCACGCCGAACTTCGAGCGCATCCATCACATCGAGGAACGCATCACTCTCGTGGGTGCCGACCTCACCGATCAGACGAGCCTCGTCAACGCGGTCAAGGAGTACGCGCCGACCGAGGTGTACAACCTCGCGGCGCAGAGCTTTGTCTACGAGAGCTTCCGCCAGCCGATCGTCACCGGCGACGCCACCGGCCTGGGAGTTACCCGCCTGCTCGATGCGATCCGCATCGTCGACCCGTCGATTCGTTTCTACCAGGCGTCGTCGTCGGAGATGTTCGGCAAGGTCGTCGAGACTCCCCAGCGCGAAACGACGCCGTTTCACCCGCGCAGCCCGTACGGCGTCGCCAAGGTCTACGGCCACTGGATCACCGTGAACTACCGCGAGAGCTACGGCATGCACGCGTCCAGCGGCATCCTGATGAACCACGAGTCGCCGCGCCGCGGCCTCGAGTTCGTGACCCGCAAGATCACCAACGGCGTCGCCCGCATCCACCACAAGATTGACAAGGAGCTCGTGCTGGGCAACCTCGACGCCAAGCGCGATTGGGGCTTCGCCGGCGACTACGTGCGGGCCATGTGGCAGATGGTGCAGCAGGACACGCCGGACGACTACGTGATCGCGACGGGCGAGACGCACGAGATCCGCGAGTTCTGCCAGCTCGCCTTCGCCCGGGTTGGGCTGAACTACGAGGATCACGTCCGCACCGACGAGCGGTTCTTCCGTCCCGCCGAAGTCGACCTTCTGATCGGCGATGCGTCGAAGGCGCGCGCTGAACTGGGTTGGCAGCCCGAAGTCACCTTCGAGGGACTGGTCTCGATGATGGTGGATGCCGACGTCGAACGCGTCGGGGCCCGCAAGGCCGCCGGACTGCTCGGCTAGGACCGCACCTCTCGGCGCTGCATGAAGTAGACGATCCCCGCGGTACAGATCACGGCCAGGATCCATCCACCGGCGCGGTGGAACAGCAGGTAGCCGACGAAGCCCCCGACAAGCGACCCGGCGATGCCGACGAGGATCGTCATTCCGACGCTCATCGGGTTCGGCCCGGGCACCGCGAGCCGCCCCAACGCTCCGATGATCAGGCCGCCGAGGATCAGGGAAATGAGGAAGAACATGCGTAAGTTCTACGCCTGTGAGCGACGTTTCAACCAGCATTGACGGCCGCGTCGCCACCATCACGCTCGATCGTCAGGCGCGCCGCAACGCGGTGAACGAAGCGGCGTGCGACGCCATCGGCGCCGCGGTTCGCCACAGCGTGGGCGCGGGCGCCGGTGCGATCGTGTTCACCGGCTCCGGCGGGCACTTCTGCAGCGGCGCCGACATCAACGAGGCCGAGCGCGTGCGCTTCGCTATCCGGGCGTGTCTCGACACGTTCCGCGCTGCGCCGGTCGTCACCATCGCGGCCGTCGACGGGTTCGCTCTTGGTGCCGGCGTCCAGTTCGCCGCCGCCTGCGATTTGCGCGTCGCCACGACCGCGGCGCGCTTCGGCGTCCCGGCGGCCAAGCTCGGCGTGGCGGTGGACCACACCACCGTGCAGCAGGTGGCGATGCTCGTCGGGGGAAGCCAAGCGCGGGCGATGCTGCTGGCGTCCGAGGAGATCGACGGCCAGCGCGCCTACGACCTCGGCTTCGTCAACCGCATCGGCACGCTCGCCGATGCCCAGGCGTGGGCGGCCGAGATCGCGGCGCGTGCGCCGCTGACGATCGCGGCCCACAAGCTGGCGCTGAACCGCCTCGAAGTCGAACTCACCGACGCGGACGTGGTCGACGCCGTCGACCGCGCCTGGTCGAGTGCGGACCTGCAGGAGGGGCGCGCCGCCTTCGCCGAAAAACGGACACCCAACTTCAGCGGCAACTAATCGTGGCCGACCCCAGCATCCCCGCGGCCTTCGGCGCCGGCGTGCTGTCGTTCCTGTCGCCCTGCGTGCTGCCGCTCGTGCCGGGCTACCTGGCGATGATGTCGGGCCTGTCGGGCGAGCAACTCGCCGACCCGCAGGGCGCCGACCAACGCGTGGTGCTGCGCACCACGCT
Above is a window of Acidimicrobiales bacterium DNA encoding:
- a CDS encoding enoyl-CoA hydratase-related protein, with protein sequence MAPELLYDVADGVATLAINRPERRNALSWDVVGQMRARLADAKADDAVRVVVITGAGDKAFCAGADLGNMADGAGYLELHEGRGGMAALFQDLWALGKPTIARVHGYALAGGFGLALACDLVIAADNSVFGTPEIDVGLWPYMITVPLTRSMPPKKALELMLTGRRVDAAEAERIGFVTRVVPVTELDAAVRELATTLAGKSPAIVKLGRDSFYDVWDRAAADALALLHPLLTLTTLTEDAQEGIAAFADKRPPEWKGR
- the gmd gene encoding GDP-mannose 4,6-dehydratase, with the translated sequence MARRALITGITGQDGSYLAELLLEKGYEVVGIVRRTSTPNFERIHHIEERITLVGADLTDQTSLVNAVKEYAPTEVYNLAAQSFVYESFRQPIVTGDATGLGVTRLLDAIRIVDPSIRFYQASSSEMFGKVVETPQRETTPFHPRSPYGVAKVYGHWITVNYRESYGMHASSGILMNHESPRRGLEFVTRKITNGVARIHHKIDKELVLGNLDAKRDWGFAGDYVRAMWQMVQQDTPDDYVIATGETHEIREFCQLAFARVGLNYEDHVRTDERFFRPAEVDLLIGDASKARAELGWQPEVTFEGLVSMMVDADVERVGARKAAGLLG
- a CDS encoding enoyl-CoA hydratase-related protein encodes the protein MSDVSTSIDGRVATITLDRQARRNAVNEAACDAIGAAVRHSVGAGAGAIVFTGSGGHFCSGADINEAERVRFAIRACLDTFRAAPVVTIAAVDGFALGAGVQFAAACDLRVATTAARFGVPAAKLGVAVDHTTVQQVAMLVGGSQARAMLLASEEIDGQRAYDLGFVNRIGTLADAQAWAAEIAARAPLTIAAHKLALNRLEVELTDADVVDAVDRAWSSADLQEGRAAFAEKRTPNFSGN